The following are encoded in a window of Anser cygnoides isolate HZ-2024a breed goose chromosome 33, Taihu_goose_T2T_genome, whole genome shotgun sequence genomic DNA:
- the FDPS gene encoding farnesyl pyrophosphate synthase — MSGDGARRAAGAEREEFVGFFPQVVRDLTGDGLGHPEVGDAVVRLKEVLEYNVPGGKYNRGLTVLAAFRELAGPQQQDPESLRCALAVGWCIELFQAFFLVSDDIMDQSLTRRGQLCWYKKEGIGLDAINDAFLLESSVYRMLKKYCGERPYYLHLLELFLQTGYQTELGQMLDLITAPVTQVDLNRFSEQRYKAIVKYKTAFYSFYLPVAAAMYMTGIDSKEEHDNAKAILLEMGEFFQIQDDYLDCFGDPALTGKVGTDIQDNKCSWLVVECLRRVTPDQRKILEENYGRKEPEKVAKVKELYETLGMKAAFQEYEEKSYQRLQELINKHANRLPKEIFLGLAQKIYKRQK, encoded by the exons ATGAGCGGGGacggggcgcggcgggcggcgggcgccgAGCGGGAGGAGTTCGTGGGCTTCTTCCCGCAGGTGGTCCGCGACCTCACCGGGGACGGGCTGGGGCACCCCGAGGTGGGCGACGCCGTGGTCCGCCTGAAGGAG GTGCTGGAGTACAACGTGCCGGGCGGGAAGTACAACCGGGGGCTGACGGTGCTCGCAGCCTTCCGGGAGCTGGCgggcccccagcagcaggaccctgagAGCCTCCGGTGTGCCCTGGCCGTCGGCTGGTGCATCGAGCTG TTCCAAGCCTTTTTCCTGGTGTCCGATGACATCATGGACCAGTCCCTGACGCGCCGGGGGCAGCTTTGCTGGTACAAGAAG GAGGGAATTGGGTTGGATGCGATCAATGATGCCTTCCTCCTCGAGTCATCCGTCTACAGGATGCTGAAGAAGTACTGCGGGGAGCGCCCGTACTACCTGCACCTGCTGGAGCTCTTCCTGCAG ACTGGCTACCAAACTGAGCTGGGGCAGATGCTGGACCTCATCACTGCTCCTGTCACCCAGGTGGATTTGAATCGCTTCAGTGAGCAAAG GTATAAGGCAATCGTTAAGTACAAGACCGCGTTTTATTCCTTCTACCTGCCAGTGGCTGCTGCCATGTACATG ACTGGTATTGACAGTAAGGAGGAACACGACAACGCCAAAGCAATCTTGCTGGAGATGGGTGAATTCTTTCAGATCCAG GATGATTACCTGGACTGCTTTGGTGACCCGGCACTAACAGGGAAGGTTGGCACCGATATCCAGGACAATAAGTGCAGCTGGCTGGTGGTGGAGTGCCTGCGGCGGGTCACACCAGATCAGAGGAAGATCCTGGAG GAGAACTACGGCCGTAAGGAGCCAGAGAAGGTGGCTAAGGTGAAGGAGCTCTACGAGACTCTAGGCATGAAGGCTGCTTTCCAGGAGTACGAGGAGAAGAGCTATCAGCGCCTGCAAGAACTGATCAACAAGCACGCAAACCGGCTCCCTAAGGAGATTTTCCTTGGCCTAGCTCAGAAGATTTACAAACGACAGAAGTGA
- the RUSC1 gene encoding AP-4 complex accessory subunit RUSC1 isoform X1: protein MLAPKKGLLCNLNHIHLQHISLGLHLSRHPELQETSDSMSQGEQKCCSGCQENCEQVDANSNNPSLKCQCCESHAELPVTLALQNQAAQEDFSCLHAGEEVASPCNLASTSSSVSSCSDFSLDDSPVSVYCRGFSGEGSQSPENQPNVIPIEDVGDGLLLADQGRMWDGTDGNLNPAVLQRADIPAGESPDSLCSSSSLNSQYDEPFLSTVTQETTSTCVDLDPNCNPLPDPVAAPPALAVPGQQDHSPSSAPEPRTWAKSIPPPIPPRPRRQLQILSGHRAEQPVLPVKPAEPEPALGDLGRDGGKKNITSFHELAQKRKRNTTGTTLTQARGDRSDWLIIFSPDTELPPPSELLSSTAGQEPPRPQLQQEWRARPPGLRQREVTTFKELRYRSASNKPKGQPDSERVEPVASQHPSALLEMPAGSCGSSWMPPVPSGRQLLASTESHQTKRRRSRPGLQPIAEGQLGDAEEGKLLPQICMPEEKGPGSGCNGDALIWRLGGPGGDPWVPGEVERGDETCKEARPSPPAAGATGAAQPRGGSSERSRGALAEQKKALLIAVSTAVDKIIAHFSTARNLVQKAQLGDSWLSPDVGYLLLHTLCPALYGLVEDGLKPFQKDVITGQRRNSPWSLVEASVKTGPNTRSLQNLCWHVAGLAPLNSTRQKFHAFILGLLNTKQLELWISHLQNSPGVISVLYFPTAFFALSQGPLPHLADELLLLIQPLSVLTFHLDLLFEHHHLSVDVRPLSRQLESPPAPAHHSAQARGIAQPPLEGQSTTAGASLEDEMPPDALGRAAGAEETPRSQSQAAVCSLVPSPQVGAALQQTFQHVLRWGDQLSRAFLGTDSSPETGRPEAGPWDAEAGPGGWWTQLSQASRIYAAPSKERFPFVWWTKTAAGDSSPGQVARPQIPAIEPRGTELQFLQTKAIPELSSPNSSSGADTSGTSSPEDLIPPSGAGAPTDPAVPTAGEKPRAAPPEPCAARNQAAPSSPLASSAPRPDKGTWLGRLFGASSPSARSSPRSPNTVSARSRRPSSWLSPSAHVLAVVVKGLAAEKIHAQEQPERNTSNSPQTHREVRALCDHTGAADGHLSFQKGDILQLLSTVDEDWICCCHGNSTGLVPVGYTSLIL from the exons ATGCTGGCTCCGAAGAAAGGCCTGCTGTGCAACCTCAATCACATCCACCTGCAGCACATCTCCTTGGGGCTACATCTCTCCCGGCACCCGGAGCTCCAAGAGACCTCTGACTCCATGAGTCAGGGggagcagaaatgctgcagcGGCTGTCAGGAGAACTGTGAGCAAGTGGATGCCAATTCCAACAATCCCTCCTTGAAATGCCAGTGCTGCGAGTCTCACGCTGAGCTGCCTGTGACGCTGGCTCTCCAGAACCAGGCAGCTCAAGAAGATTTCTCCTGCCTGCatgctggggaggaggtggctTCCCCTTGCAATCTggcttccacctcctcctctgtcaGTAGTTGTTCGGATTTCAGCTTGGATGACTCCCCGGTCTCCGTGTACTGCAGGGGGTTCTCAGGAGAAGGGTCCCAATCCCCTGAAAATCAGCCCAATGTCATTCCCATAGAAGATGTGGGGGACGGCCTGCTGCTGGCGGACCAGGGCAGGATGTGGGATGGAACAGATGGCAACCTCAACCCAGCAGTGCTCCAGAGAGCAGACATCCCGGCTGGAGAGAGCCCAgacagcctctgcagcagcagctcgctCAACTCCCAGTACGACGAACCCTTTCTCAGCACGGTGACACAGGAGACCACAAGCACCTGCGTTGACCTAGACCCCAACTGCAACCCCCTTCCTGACCCAGTCGCCGCACCTCCAGCGTTGGCTGTGCCAGGCCAGCAGGATCACAGTCCAAGCAGTGCTCCTGAGCCGCGGACCTGGGCTAAGAGCATCCCCCCTCCCATACCTCCCCGTCCCCGGAGACAGCTGCAGATTCTCAGcgggcacagagcagagcagccggTGCTGCCCGTGAAGCCAGCTGAGCCAGAGCCCGCCTTGGGTGACCTTGGCAGAGATGGGGGCAAGAAGAACATCACCTCCTTCCATGAGCTTGCccaaaagaggaagaggaacacCACTGGGACCACGCTCACCCAGGCCAGGGGTGACCGAAGTGACTGGCTGATTATTTTCTCACCGGACACGGAGCTGCCACCCCCCAgtgagctcctctccagcaccGCAGGCCAGGAgccgccccggccccagctccagcaggagtGGCGGGCGAGACCTCCCGGTTTGAGGCAGAGAGAGGTGACCACTTTCAAGGAGCTCCGGTACCGCAGTGCCTCCAACAAGCCCAAGGGCCAGCCAGACAGCGAGCGGGTGGAGCCGGTGGCATCTCAGCACCCGTCTGCACTCCTCGAAATGCCTGCAGGCAGTTGTGGCTCGAGCTGGATGCCACCTGTGCCCTCGGGCAGACAGTTGCTGGCATCTACAGAAAGCCACCAGACCAAGAGGAGGAGATCTCGACCGGGACTGCAGCCCATCGCAGAGGGACAGCTGGGGGATGCTGAGGAAGGCAAGCTGCTGCCACAGATCTGCATGCCAGAAGAGAAGGGGCCAGGCTCTGGCTGCAACGGAGACGCGCTGATTTGGAGGCTTGGGGGGCCTGGCGGGGACCCCTGGGTGCCAGGGGAGGTTGAGCGAGGAGATGAGACCTGCAAGGAGG CCAGGccctcgccgcccgccgcgggAGCCACGGGcgcggcgcagccccgcggggggAGCTCGGAGAGAAGCCGCGGGGCCCTGGCGGAGCAGAAGAAAG CCCTCTTGATCGCCGTCAGCACCGCCGTGGATAAGATTATCGCCCACTTCAGCACCGCGCGGAACCTGGTGCAGAAG GCGCAGCTGGGAGACAGTTGGCTCAGCCCAGATGTGGGCTACCTGCTGCTGCACACGCTCTGCCCCGCACTCTATGGCTTGGTGGAGGATGGGCTGAAGCCATTCCAGAAGGATGTTATCACAGGCCAGAGGAGGAATTCCCCCTGGAGCTTGGTGGAAGCCTCCGTGAAGACAG GGCCCAATACCCGCTCTCTCCAAAACCTCTGCTGGCATGTGGCTGGACTGGCCCCTCTCAACAGCACCAGACAGAAGTTTCATGCCTTTATCCTTGGCCTTTTGAA TACTAAGCAGCTGGAGCTGTGGATCTCTCACCTGCAGAATAGCCCAG GTGTAATATCCGTGCTATATTTTCCCACGGCCTTCTTTGCCCTGAGCCAAGGCCCTCTTCCCCACCTCGCTGATgaactgctgctgctcatcCAGCCCCTCTCGGTGCTGACGTTCCACCTCGACCTGCTCTTTGAACACCATCACCTCTCCGTGGATGTAAGACCTTTGTCCCGTCAGCTGGAGtcgcccccagctcctgcccatcACTCTGCTCAGGCTCGGGGGATTGCGCAGCCTCCTCTGGAGGGCCAAAGCACCACTGCAGGGGCCAGCCTGGAAGACGAGATGCCCCCTGATGCTCTGGGGAGGGCAGCTGGTGCGGAGGAAACCCCGAGGTCCCAGTCCCAAGCAGCTGTGTGCAGCCtggtccccagcccccaggtgggggctgccctgcagcagaccTTCCAGCACGTGCTGCGCTGGGGCGACCAGCTCAGTCGTGCTTTCCTGGGAACTGACAGCTCCCCGGAGACCGGCAGGCCCGAGGCAGGCCCTTGGGATGCAGAGGCTGGCCCTGGTGGCTGGTGGACCCAGCTGAGCCAGGCCTCCAGGATTTATGCTGCTCCTAGCAAGGAAAGGTTCCCCTTCGTCTGGTGGACAAAGACGGCTGCGGGGGATTCCAGCCCTGGCCAGGTGGCGCGACCCCAAATACCTGCAATCGAGCCTCGAGGCACGGAGCTGCAGTTCCTTCAGACCAAAGCTATCCCTGAACTCTCCAGTCCCAACTCCAGCAGCGGTGCTGACACCTCTGGGACCTCTTCCCCTGAAGACCTCATCCCGCCCTCTGGAGCAGGCGCACCCACCGATCCAGCTGTTCCCACTGCTGGAGAGAAACCCCGGGCTGCTCCTCCAGAGCCTTGTGCGGCTAGGAACCAGGCAGCCCCTTCCAGCCCACTGGCCAGCAGTGCTCCTCGCCCCGACAAGGGCACCTGGCTGGGCCGGCTCTTTGGAGccagcagcccctctgcccGGAGTTCCCCGCGCAGTCCCAACACTGTCTCAGCTAGGTCCAG GAGACCCTCCAGCTGGCTGTCCCCCAGTGCGCATGTCCTTGCCGTGGTGGTGAAGGGGCTGGCGGCCGAGAAGATCCACGCCCAAGAGCAGCCGGAGAGGAACACATCCAACTCGCCCCAGACCCACAG GGAAGTTCGGGCGCTGTGTGACCACACAGGTGCTGCCGATGGGCACCTGAGCTTCCAGAAAGGAGacatcctgcagctgctctccaCTGTGGATGAAGACTGGATCTGCTGCTGCCATGGAAACAGCACTGGCCTTGTTCCTGTGGGCTACACATCCCTGATCttgtga
- the RUSC1 gene encoding AP-4 complex accessory subunit RUSC1 isoform X2: MLAPKKGLLCNLNHIHLQHISLGLHLSRHPELQETSDSMSQGEQKCCSGCQENCEQVDANSNNPSLKCQCCESHAELPVTLALQNQAAQEDFSCLHAGEEVASPCNLASTSSSVSSCSDFSLDDSPVSVYCRGFSGEGSQSPENQPNVIPIEDVGDGLLLADQGRMWDGTDGNLNPAVLQRADIPAGESPDSLCSSSSLNSQYDEPFLSTVTQETTSTCVDLDPNCNPLPDPVAAPPALAVPGQQDHSPSSAPEPRTWAKSIPPPIPPRPRRQLQILSGHRAEQPVLPVKPAEPEPALGDLGRDGGKKNITSFHELAQKRKRNTTGTTLTQARGDRSDWLIIFSPDTELPPPSELLSSTAGQEPPRPQLQQEWRARPPGLRQREVTTFKELRYRSASNKPKGQPDSERVEPVASQHPSALLEMPAGSCGSSWMPPVPSGRQLLASTESHQTKRRRSRPGLQPIAEGQLGDAEEGKLLPQICMPEEKGPGSGCNGDALIWRLGGPGGDPWVPGEVERGDETCKEALLIAVSTAVDKIIAHFSTARNLVQKAQLGDSWLSPDVGYLLLHTLCPALYGLVEDGLKPFQKDVITGQRRNSPWSLVEASVKTGPNTRSLQNLCWHVAGLAPLNSTRQKFHAFILGLLNTKQLELWISHLQNSPGVISVLYFPTAFFALSQGPLPHLADELLLLIQPLSVLTFHLDLLFEHHHLSVDVRPLSRQLESPPAPAHHSAQARGIAQPPLEGQSTTAGASLEDEMPPDALGRAAGAEETPRSQSQAAVCSLVPSPQVGAALQQTFQHVLRWGDQLSRAFLGTDSSPETGRPEAGPWDAEAGPGGWWTQLSQASRIYAAPSKERFPFVWWTKTAAGDSSPGQVARPQIPAIEPRGTELQFLQTKAIPELSSPNSSSGADTSGTSSPEDLIPPSGAGAPTDPAVPTAGEKPRAAPPEPCAARNQAAPSSPLASSAPRPDKGTWLGRLFGASSPSARSSPRSPNTVSARSRRPSSWLSPSAHVLAVVVKGLAAEKIHAQEQPERNTSNSPQTHREVRALCDHTGAADGHLSFQKGDILQLLSTVDEDWICCCHGNSTGLVPVGYTSLIL; encoded by the exons ATGCTGGCTCCGAAGAAAGGCCTGCTGTGCAACCTCAATCACATCCACCTGCAGCACATCTCCTTGGGGCTACATCTCTCCCGGCACCCGGAGCTCCAAGAGACCTCTGACTCCATGAGTCAGGGggagcagaaatgctgcagcGGCTGTCAGGAGAACTGTGAGCAAGTGGATGCCAATTCCAACAATCCCTCCTTGAAATGCCAGTGCTGCGAGTCTCACGCTGAGCTGCCTGTGACGCTGGCTCTCCAGAACCAGGCAGCTCAAGAAGATTTCTCCTGCCTGCatgctggggaggaggtggctTCCCCTTGCAATCTggcttccacctcctcctctgtcaGTAGTTGTTCGGATTTCAGCTTGGATGACTCCCCGGTCTCCGTGTACTGCAGGGGGTTCTCAGGAGAAGGGTCCCAATCCCCTGAAAATCAGCCCAATGTCATTCCCATAGAAGATGTGGGGGACGGCCTGCTGCTGGCGGACCAGGGCAGGATGTGGGATGGAACAGATGGCAACCTCAACCCAGCAGTGCTCCAGAGAGCAGACATCCCGGCTGGAGAGAGCCCAgacagcctctgcagcagcagctcgctCAACTCCCAGTACGACGAACCCTTTCTCAGCACGGTGACACAGGAGACCACAAGCACCTGCGTTGACCTAGACCCCAACTGCAACCCCCTTCCTGACCCAGTCGCCGCACCTCCAGCGTTGGCTGTGCCAGGCCAGCAGGATCACAGTCCAAGCAGTGCTCCTGAGCCGCGGACCTGGGCTAAGAGCATCCCCCCTCCCATACCTCCCCGTCCCCGGAGACAGCTGCAGATTCTCAGcgggcacagagcagagcagccggTGCTGCCCGTGAAGCCAGCTGAGCCAGAGCCCGCCTTGGGTGACCTTGGCAGAGATGGGGGCAAGAAGAACATCACCTCCTTCCATGAGCTTGCccaaaagaggaagaggaacacCACTGGGACCACGCTCACCCAGGCCAGGGGTGACCGAAGTGACTGGCTGATTATTTTCTCACCGGACACGGAGCTGCCACCCCCCAgtgagctcctctccagcaccGCAGGCCAGGAgccgccccggccccagctccagcaggagtGGCGGGCGAGACCTCCCGGTTTGAGGCAGAGAGAGGTGACCACTTTCAAGGAGCTCCGGTACCGCAGTGCCTCCAACAAGCCCAAGGGCCAGCCAGACAGCGAGCGGGTGGAGCCGGTGGCATCTCAGCACCCGTCTGCACTCCTCGAAATGCCTGCAGGCAGTTGTGGCTCGAGCTGGATGCCACCTGTGCCCTCGGGCAGACAGTTGCTGGCATCTACAGAAAGCCACCAGACCAAGAGGAGGAGATCTCGACCGGGACTGCAGCCCATCGCAGAGGGACAGCTGGGGGATGCTGAGGAAGGCAAGCTGCTGCCACAGATCTGCATGCCAGAAGAGAAGGGGCCAGGCTCTGGCTGCAACGGAGACGCGCTGATTTGGAGGCTTGGGGGGCCTGGCGGGGACCCCTGGGTGCCAGGGGAGGTTGAGCGAGGAGATGAGACCTGCAAGGAGG CCCTCTTGATCGCCGTCAGCACCGCCGTGGATAAGATTATCGCCCACTTCAGCACCGCGCGGAACCTGGTGCAGAAG GCGCAGCTGGGAGACAGTTGGCTCAGCCCAGATGTGGGCTACCTGCTGCTGCACACGCTCTGCCCCGCACTCTATGGCTTGGTGGAGGATGGGCTGAAGCCATTCCAGAAGGATGTTATCACAGGCCAGAGGAGGAATTCCCCCTGGAGCTTGGTGGAAGCCTCCGTGAAGACAG GGCCCAATACCCGCTCTCTCCAAAACCTCTGCTGGCATGTGGCTGGACTGGCCCCTCTCAACAGCACCAGACAGAAGTTTCATGCCTTTATCCTTGGCCTTTTGAA TACTAAGCAGCTGGAGCTGTGGATCTCTCACCTGCAGAATAGCCCAG GTGTAATATCCGTGCTATATTTTCCCACGGCCTTCTTTGCCCTGAGCCAAGGCCCTCTTCCCCACCTCGCTGATgaactgctgctgctcatcCAGCCCCTCTCGGTGCTGACGTTCCACCTCGACCTGCTCTTTGAACACCATCACCTCTCCGTGGATGTAAGACCTTTGTCCCGTCAGCTGGAGtcgcccccagctcctgcccatcACTCTGCTCAGGCTCGGGGGATTGCGCAGCCTCCTCTGGAGGGCCAAAGCACCACTGCAGGGGCCAGCCTGGAAGACGAGATGCCCCCTGATGCTCTGGGGAGGGCAGCTGGTGCGGAGGAAACCCCGAGGTCCCAGTCCCAAGCAGCTGTGTGCAGCCtggtccccagcccccaggtgggggctgccctgcagcagaccTTCCAGCACGTGCTGCGCTGGGGCGACCAGCTCAGTCGTGCTTTCCTGGGAACTGACAGCTCCCCGGAGACCGGCAGGCCCGAGGCAGGCCCTTGGGATGCAGAGGCTGGCCCTGGTGGCTGGTGGACCCAGCTGAGCCAGGCCTCCAGGATTTATGCTGCTCCTAGCAAGGAAAGGTTCCCCTTCGTCTGGTGGACAAAGACGGCTGCGGGGGATTCCAGCCCTGGCCAGGTGGCGCGACCCCAAATACCTGCAATCGAGCCTCGAGGCACGGAGCTGCAGTTCCTTCAGACCAAAGCTATCCCTGAACTCTCCAGTCCCAACTCCAGCAGCGGTGCTGACACCTCTGGGACCTCTTCCCCTGAAGACCTCATCCCGCCCTCTGGAGCAGGCGCACCCACCGATCCAGCTGTTCCCACTGCTGGAGAGAAACCCCGGGCTGCTCCTCCAGAGCCTTGTGCGGCTAGGAACCAGGCAGCCCCTTCCAGCCCACTGGCCAGCAGTGCTCCTCGCCCCGACAAGGGCACCTGGCTGGGCCGGCTCTTTGGAGccagcagcccctctgcccGGAGTTCCCCGCGCAGTCCCAACACTGTCTCAGCTAGGTCCAG GAGACCCTCCAGCTGGCTGTCCCCCAGTGCGCATGTCCTTGCCGTGGTGGTGAAGGGGCTGGCGGCCGAGAAGATCCACGCCCAAGAGCAGCCGGAGAGGAACACATCCAACTCGCCCCAGACCCACAG GGAAGTTCGGGCGCTGTGTGACCACACAGGTGCTGCCGATGGGCACCTGAGCTTCCAGAAAGGAGacatcctgcagctgctctccaCTGTGGATGAAGACTGGATCTGCTGCTGCCATGGAAACAGCACTGGCCTTGTTCCTGTGGGCTACACATCCCTGATCttgtga